A window from Podospora bellae-mahoneyi strain CBS 112042 chromosome 1 map unlocalized CBS112042p_1, whole genome shotgun sequence encodes these proteins:
- a CDS encoding uncharacterized protein (COG:S; EggNog:ENOG503P604), whose translation MVTNPGKPKVRVPWGLRSRTVGLSKSGQPLPQFMNGQAISQTSQESTARRLPDSPPTPRRGNERDSLMLPAPLSSPQRGSDVEELPHDPGAITSSPVGQFALDSPIPSPSKPPENSYQATARRSKTARKATESIDSSDDDGNDRIGRGHIRPTTFRTLAQDASAAVLVFSDSKIVIPNSGAAPKPKDDVRTVGETTEKPIFDQPNPRKNQRTYGGRKHGDGGSGVFKKRNRTSTSQRESKRHKSYQDDENHDSNHSGDENKALPEALPAPDSSPGPPTILTPHHLGSSPSKPRGSLPNRISTLDETPESATQLPVHGIPDLLDSPLRADIDWTTTPTAATNRGRTRENDNNHLNRSSPVTHQFSQPGSPLSDAPSSPIELPPILKPSVCPLCKGEVDRDLLAKYEKTNPNRTVQSMHIFCTGHRKDTAREAWELNGYPDIDWRKLNHRIEKLYPFIRSILKGKQESHYAARFRESIKGGKNKTLRTSNENLTPGYYGIRGLRQMSENLIHEFSSVLRKRALEDGLIGARGYTAYLQAVLVPELATRLVMDDMKVGEEEAREILEGSSWVGDMLNDEVADVVFESDSEESD comes from the coding sequence ATGGTCACCAATCCTGGGAAGCCAAAGGTCAGGGTACCCTGGGGTCTTAGGAGCCGCACAGTTGGCTTGTCAAAAAGTGGCCAGCCGCTTCCCCAATTTATGAACGGTCAGGCCATATCTCAAACTTCGCAGGAATCTACAGCCAGACGCTTGCCGGATAGCCCACCGACACCACGCCGAGGTAACGAAAGGGATTCCTTGATGCTCCCGGCTCCTctctcatccccccaaaGGGGCTCTGATGTCGAAGAACTCCCTCATGATCCAGGAGCAATAACTAGTTCTCCAGTAGGCCAGTTTGCTCTAGACTCGCCAATACCAAGTCCCTCGAAGCCCCCAGAGAACTCCTACCAAGCAACCGCTCGGCGAAGTAAAACTGCTAGGAAGGCAACGGAGTCCATAGATAGCTCTGACGACGATGGCAACGACAGGATAGGGAGAGGCCATATTCGTCCCACCACCTTCCGAACGCTCGCTCAGGACGCCTCGGCAGCTGTTTTGGTATTCAGTGACTCTAAGATAGTCATCCCGAACTCAGGAGCAGCACCTAAGCCCAAAGACGATGTCCGAACAGTAGGAGAGACTACCGAGAAGCCAATATTTGACCAACCTAACCCCAGAAAGAACCAGAGGACATATGGCGGAAGGAAACACGGCGACGGTGGATCAGGGGTATTTAAGAAGCGAAACCGCACCTCGACGTCTCAACGTGAGTCTAAGAGGCACAAGAGTTACCAAGATGACGAAAATCACGACTCCAATCACTCAGGTGATGAGAACAAAGCCTTGCCTGAGGCTCTTCCAGCCCCTGACTCCAGCCCAGGACCCCCTACGATTTTGACTCCACATCACCTGGGCAGTTCTCCTTCGAAACCACGAGGCAGCCTCCCCAACAGAATATCAACGCTAGACGAAACACCGGAATCAGCTACACAACTCCCAGTACATGGAATACCGGATCTCCTCGACAGCCCACTCAGAGCAGACATCGACTGgaccacaaccccaacagcagccacaaaCAGAGGCAGGACACGGGAAAatgacaacaaccacctcaaccgaTCCTCACCAGTCACACACCAGTTTTCCCAGCCAGGATCCCCGCTATCGGAtgccccttcctcgccaatagaactccctcccatcctcaaaCCGTCCGTCTGCCCCCTCTGCAAAGGAGAAGTCGACCGCGACCTCCTTGCCAAATACGAAAAGACCAACCCAAATCGCACCGTCCAGTCCATGCACATATTCTGCACCGGACACAGGAAAGACACCGCGAGAGAAGCCTGGGAGTTGAATGGCTATCCAGACATTGACTGGCGGAAGCTCAACCACCGGATTGAGAAGCTCTATCCTTTTATTCGGTCTATCCTGAAGGGGAAGCAGGAGTCGCACTACGCTGCGCGGTTTCGGGAAAGTATCAAGGGAGGAAAAAACAAGACGTTGCGGACGTCGAATGAGAACTTGACGCCGGGGTATTATGGGATCAGGGGGCTACGGCAGATGTCGGAGAATTTGATTCACGAGTTTTCTtcggtgttgaggaagagggcgttGGAGGATGGCTTGATTGGTGCGAGAGGGTATACGGCCTATCTGCAGGCTGTGTTGGTGCCGGAGTTGGcgacgaggttggtgatggatgatatgaaggttggagaggaggaggcgagggagataTTGGAGGGGAGCAGCTGGGTGGGGGACATGTTGAATGATGAGGTTGCTGATGTGGTTTTTGAGAGTGATTCGGAGGAGAGTGATTAG
- a CDS encoding uncharacterized protein (COG:Z; EggNog:ENOG503NW6M) gives MASSRKYAALPDLDSAPDIYETPELTDDTSTIPPTTVRSASDNEYDDDDDAAAISRSRLRIDQARSKFMPAAVDPSGVDFSDRVNGKRKSYKASSRRHRVLDDGTEELGDLSDEDDAGSLARKIARLRREIEEAKEEYGKQKAAADETTDETGVQEQEIESLSKTLDEMARLGEPLAPRPVATPTPRITNAGEQPAGEIKGTASYTITYAPDYEQTHALAKAADFDRRLVFLEKALGIGSAAMPEFDSNGLPRAIIPLVENLHKQISTLSEASTPTLDAISRRVRTLTQEAENLEKARRNAKQAQEALASAGAAPSGEGATPEDSEQIAKVNALYSMIPTIENLSPLLPPLLDRLRSLRMIHADAATASDTLAQLEQKQAEMATDIQQWREGLEKLEVIINDASALREKNMGVISEWVKDLEGKMSKLS, from the exons ATGGCTTCCAGCAGGAAATATGCGGCACTTCCAGACTTG GATTCCGCGCCCGATATTTACGAAACCCCCGAGCTTACTGATGATACTTCTACCATTCCC CCTACAACCGTGCGATCAGCCTCTGACAATGAGtatgacgacgacgacgatgccgccgccatctctCGATCCAGACTCCGGATAGACCAAGCTCGGTCAAAGTTCATGCCGGCTGCCGTAGATCCCTCAGGGGTTGACTTTTCAGACCGTGTCAATGGCAAGCGAAAGTCATACAAAGCGTCCAGCAGACGACACCGCGTGTTGGATGATGGAACCGAAGAGCTGGGCGACTTgagcgacgaggacgatgctGGAAGTTTGGCGCGCAAGATTGCGCGTTTGAGGCGCGAAATTgaggaggcaaaggaggagtACGGCAAACAGAAGGCAGCAGCGGACGAAACTACGGACGAGACTGGTGTTCAAGAGCAGGAGATTGAGTCTCTGAGCAAAACTCTGGATGAAATGGCTAGACTCGGCGAGCCGCTGGCTCCTCGACCGGTTGCTACACCGACCCCCCGGATCACCAATGCTGGCGAGCAGCCAGCAGGAGAAATCAAGGGTACTGCGAGCTATACTATTACCTATGCCCCCGACTACGAACAAACGCATGCTTTGGCTAAAGCAGCCGATTTTGACCGCCGGCTTGTGTTCTTGGAGAAGGCATTGGGTATTGGCTCAGCAGCCATGCCGGAATTTGACTCGAATGGTCTTCCCCGAGCTATTATTCCCCTGGTTGAGAACCTTCACAAGCAGATTTCAACATTGTCTGAAGCCTCGACACCCACTCTAGATGCCATCAGCAGGAGGGTCAGGACCTTGACACAGGAGGCGGAGAATCTGGAGAAGGCCCGTAGAAACGCCAAACAAGCTCAGGAGGCTTTGGCATCTGCGGGAGCGGCACCATCTGGCGAAGGCGCCACACCCGAAGACTCGGAGCAGATTGCGAAAGTCAATGCTCTTTACAGTATGATTCCGACCATCGAAAATTTGAGCCCTCTGCTTCCACCCCTGCTGGACCGCCTCAGGTCGTTGAGGATGATTCACGCAGATGCCGCAACGGCATCTGACACCTTGGCTCAGCTGGAGCAAaagcaggccgagatggccaCAGATATTCAGCAATggagggaagggttggagaagttggaggttATAATCAACGATGCGAGTGccttgagggagaagaataTGGGGGTGATCTCGGAGTGGGTGAAGGACTTGGAGGGTAAAATGTCTAAATTGTCTTGA
- a CDS encoding uncharacterized protein (COG:F; EggNog:ENOG503Q4GD), producing MEQQQLAVQRFFLKIFLKRGSFLLPLPQPSSPLYFGNFTILYFATATSFTGKNIESLPAPLSLRKLGDVLEERYKGIREGVLGHSLVTINLAYVDVPEEGEDDVIIQEGDEVAIIPPVSSG from the exons atggagcagcagcagctagCTGTTCAAAGATTTTTTCTCAAAATCTTTTTGAAGAGGGGCagttttcttcttcccctccctcaaccatcatcaccactctactttg GGAATTTCACCATCCTCTACTTTGCCACCGCAACCTCCTTCACGGGCAAGAACATCGAATCGCTTCCCGCGCCGCTCTCGCTCAGGAAACTGGGTGACGTGTTAGAGGAGAGGTACAAGGGTATCAgagagggggttttggggcATAGTCTTGTGACGATTAACCTGGCGTATGTGGATGTTcctgaggaaggggaggatgatgtgaTTATtcaggagggggatgaggtcGCGATTATTCCGCCTGTTAGCTCTGGCTAG
- a CDS encoding uncharacterized protein (EggNog:ENOG503P92J; COG:S) yields the protein MSSLNPLETPDDHLRRCWRQQSCSPCLSENACSWCPFTQSCTPNTHPLPLLAPISQPDICPHWSERWEVRTQPLGCNMSAITALSILLSILSTILLGLLAWTTTVAYRRLRRAEWDWTRASIPFNQPQFWTKWHSTSGRSRWASSVAPSSSSSPEEQQPLLNSHWDNVYRG from the exons AtgtcctccctcaaccctctcGAAACCCCCGACGACCACCTCCGCCGCTGCTGGCGCCAACAATCCTGCTCACCCTGCCTCTCAGAGAACGCCTGCTCCTGGTGTCCCTTC ACCCAATCCtgcacccccaacacccaccccctccccctcctggcccccatctcccaaccCGACATCTGCCCCCACTGGTCCGAACGCTGGGAGGTCCGCACCCAGCCCCTCGGCTGCAACATGtcagccatcaccgccctctccatcctcctctccatcctctccaccatcctcctcggcctcctaGCCTGGaccaccaccgtcgcctaccgccgcctccgccgagCCGAATGGGACTGGACCCGCGCCTCCATCCCCTTCAACCAACCCCAGTTCTGGACAAAATGGCACAGCACCAGTGGCCGATCACGTTGGGCCTCATCAGtagcaccatcatcatcatcatcaccagaagaacaacaaccgcTGCTAAACTCCCATTGGGATAACGTATATCGCGGATGA
- the COG4 gene encoding Golgi transport complex subunit 4 (COG:U; EggNog:ENOG503NYET) gives MSAFSNGAATTTKMSATASPNPALTSFPTLSTPKPTTNPASTNPSTVIQNATSPVEIRAALAALHTRESSLTDRLTNLLSSQADLTRSLSRLDNLRAGLGAQVIASRGISNSMLASASETASHLSSRVRTLDLEKSRVEDTLRVVEQVAELKACVAGVVGSMGAPQDWEAAAGYIARASKVPEEIVRGGFAAAVVPTVEVPDPPWVTLESARESLCNLFLREFRKAAEDGDGARVTRFFKLFPLIGRGDVGLDVYGQYVCQGVAGTARTVLKEGASTVGGQGRKDGFFFANALTRLFEHIAHIVDGHGALVEKHYGTGKMVKVIERLQMEADVQGGIILDSWSDERTVDRRLTDVRSYPFSFLVQSFVSQPNRGFGGTPRVNSPAVGGTNNGRQSEDEGVDMKEVDALLSEIAVMLGRWSLYSRFLAGKCREPESPDDAPLTMPEVLTKSNLGRKVSGKLVSPYNELTKFFFRRSVEKAFQLDEFPSGLTLRQNKAIESNPPFIISAVDDVMYIAKTVIEKSISTSQKDVVKEVIPTIQALLGTDFVGLIQRKMRDEYLPKPNVQGGFPPEDKIIPFIVLINSLDVANEYLERIVSGILRHPENPPADSQQPSSVLTAAFPFASDAKEIVTRLQNLKTSFHLKSSELIKAGIEALFTEVVYARLRPVITSTFSDADYTISTEEELTELAAQSDKTLEEYLEQVPLTFELGWDALMKPISRLLTPKTYSQLMDKTAGYLAQKVLEKRVWSYAKAGRALSAYGAIRLERDVNGIIGVVSKGNYGVREVFGKVGQILMVANMEEEEWEELVAEEEEGIDGGMVWVLTEEEKLKARDIVREE, from the exons ATGTCTGCTTTCTCCAATGGCGCCGCTACGACGACCAAAATGTCTGCCACCGCGTCTCCTAATCCCGCCCTAACCAGCTTCCCAACCCTCAGcacaccaaaaccaaccaccaatcccgccagcaccaacccatccaccgtAATCCAAAATGCCACCTCCCCGGTCGAGATCCGCGCTGCCCTTGCGGCACTTCACACCCGCGAATCCTCCCTCACAGACCGTCTAACAAACTTGCTTTCCTCTCAAGCAGACCTCacccgctccctctcccgcctcgaCAACCTCCGCGCCGGGCTCGGCGCCCAGGTGATCGCCTCCCGCGGCATAAGCAACAGCATGCTCGCGTCAGCCTCCGAAACCGCCTCTCACCTCTCCAGTCGGGTCCGCACCCTCGATTTGGAGAAATCTCGGGTGGAAGACACGTTGCGCGTGGTGGAACAGGTTGCCGAGCTGAAAGCATGTGTCGCAGGCGTGGTGGGTAGCATGGGCGCCCCTCAGGACTGGGAGGCGGCAGCTGGGTACATTGCGCGGGCTTCCAAGGTGCCTGAGGAGATTGTCCGAGGAGGCTTCGCAGCTGCAGTGGTGCCGACTGTCGAGGTGCCTGACCCCCCTTGGGTTACCCTCGAGTCGGCAAGGGAGAGCTTGTGTAACTTGTTCTTGAGAGAGTTCAggaaggctgccgaggatggggatggcgcAAGGGTGACGAGGTTTTTCAAGCTATTCCCCCTgattgggaggggtgatgttgggcTGGATGTGTATGGGCAGTATGTCTGCCAGGGTGTTGCGGGTACGGCCAGGACGGTGCTCAAGGAAGGCGCTTCTACGGTTGGTGGGCAAGGAAGAAAGGATGGCTTCTTTTTTGCCAATGCCCTCACAAGGTTGTTCGAACACATTGCCCATATTGTGGATGGGCATGGGGCCCTGGTGGAAAAACATTACGGAACCGGGAAGATGGTCAAGGTTATCGAAAGGCTCCAGATGGAGGCAGATGTGCAGGGAGGCATCATCCTGGATTCTTGGAGCGATGAAAGGACCGTGGATAGGAGGCTGACTGATGTCAGAAGTTATCCCTTTTCGTTCCTCGTTCAGAGCTTCGTTTCTCAACCAAATCGAGGCTTCGGAGGAACACCACGAGTAAACTCGCCTGCTGTTGGCGGCACCAATAACGGACGCCagagcgaggatgagggggtggacATGAAGGAAGTAGACGCCTTGCTGAGCGAGATCGCCGTAATGCTTGGAAGGTGGTCTCTGTATTCTCGTTTCCTCGCTGGAAAGTGCAGG GAACCGGAGTCACCGGACGATGCGCCACTCACTATGCCCGAGGTCCTCACCAAGTCTAACCTGGGTCGAAAAGTCTCTGGGAAGCTAGTATCACCCTACAATGAGCTCACCAAGTTCTTTTTTCGGCGCTCTGTCGAAAAGGCCTTTCAACTGGACGAGTTCCCTAGCGGACTTACGCTTAGACAAAACAAGGCGATCGAAAGCAACCCACCGTTCATCATCTCCGCTGTTGACGACGTGATGTACATCGCCAAAACCGTCATCGAAAAgtccatctccacctcccagaAAGATGTCGTCAAGGAGGTCATCCCCACGATCCAAGCTCTTCTCGGTACCGACTTTGTCGGCCTGATCCAGCGCAAGATGCGGGACGAATACCTGCCCAAACCCAACGTCCAAGGCGGTTTCCCCCCAGAAGACAAGATCATCCCCTTCATCGTCTTAATCAACAGTCTCGACGTGGCAAACGAGTACTTGGAACGGATCGTATCCGGGATACTGAGACATCCAGAAAACCCACCCGCAGACTCCCAGCAGCCGTCATCAGTACTAACCGCCGCCTTCCCCTTTGCCAGCGACGCCAAGGAAATCGTCACCCGCCTCCAGAACCTCAAAACCTCGTTCCACCTCAAATCCAGCGAGCTCATCAAGGCGGGCATCGAAGCCCTGTTTACCGAGGTAGTTTATGCTCGTCTCCGGCCTGTCATCACCTCCACCTTCAGCGACGCAGATtacaccatctccaccgagGAAGAACTCACCGAGCTCGCCGCGCAGTCAGATAAGACACTGGAGGAATACCTCGAACAGGTTCCGCTGACATTTGAGCTCGGATGGGATGCGCTGATGAAGCCCATCTCACGTTTGTTGACACCAAAGACGTACAGCCAGCTCATGGACAAGACTGCTGGGTATTTGGCGCAAAaggtgctggagaagagggtgtggAGTTATGCCAAGGCTGGTAGGGCGCTGAGCGCGTATGGTGCCATCAGACTGGAAAGGGACGTCAACGGTATCATTGGCGTGGTGTCCAAGGGTAATTACGGAGTGAGAGAGGTGTTTGGCAAGGTTGggcagatcttgatggtggcgaacatggaggaggaggagtgggaggagttggttgctgaggaggaagaggggatcgatggggggatggtgtgGGTTTtgactgaggaggagaagttgaaggcgagggatattgtgagggaggagtga
- a CDS encoding uncharacterized protein (COG:U; EggNog:ENOG503NXGD) → MKQESTPQDNLLASPSLLRKIDQLRERNIGQHVPLPQLVVVGDQSSGKSSLLESLTGIPFPRDVELCTRYATQITQRRDHSTHVNITIIPGPNSSDEHKSHVEAYHGSALSGEDLRAKFPAILQEVNARMGIRMSSSAKGGTVFSEDILKIEICGPKEDYLTVIDVPGIFRNSTEGVTTKQDILLVRNMVTNYIRDNRTIILAVLPCNIDIANQEILTLAEEYDKKGERTLGILTKPDLVPEASGKDTICSIVENKRKQLTLGYYVVRSRGADQDDSGYESREQMFNEDPWRRLDRGRVGVRALKTKLGELLGEMAKREFPKLRKDIGEMLSRAEKERDGLGPARGTDTEQRIFLSHIADKFQELTKASLEARYHHDPAFEASFHLKLATLMAFLAEDFSREFEEKAAFRYFENEDSDTDDYDDGDDEDVDEDFLPMNPNQTSPAANAKRILRAATRDLDPEEFPELDDIISDRYEVEDPEDGIMDWITNLYVRSRGMELGHYTNAVQASAWREQSSKWPIISRAFTSRAIMIVQRFITDTLSIVCPDSTLRDTLWSCIQEEVLERYKKATGFLEYLLSVERELNPYTLNKHFNRTRQEAHADRAASHILATLQEAEQAGGDNATVTIGQVRSLTRDKSNIQDVAEQLHDGLSSYYDVARKRFVDNVWTQVVQSHLLFGSNTPLRVFTQDWVIGLGAEQLDAIAGESSSVKEQRANLARKIKDLKEAKKILSF, encoded by the exons ATGAAACAGGAAAGCACTCCCCAAGACAACCTGCTTGCTAGTCCGAGCCTCCTTCGCAAAATCGACCAGCTCCGCGAGAGGAATATCGGCCAGCATGTCCCTCTGCCCCAG CTCGTTGTTGTGGGTGACCAGAGCTCTGGCAAATCATCTCTTCTGGAGAGTTTGACTGGAATTCCGTTCCCGCGTGATGTTGAACTCTGCACGCGTTACGCCACTCAGATTACCCAACGCCGCGATCATTCAACTCATGTCAACATCACTATAATTCCTGGTCCGAATTCATCCGATGAACACAAAAGCCATGTCGAGGCGTACCATGGCAGTGCCCTGTCTGGTGAGGATTTGCGCGCCAAATTTCCGGCAATTTTGCAAGAG GTCAACGCCAGAATGGGCATTCGAATGAGCTCATCTGCCAAAGGCGGAACCGTCTTCAGTGAGGACATCCTCAAGATCGAGATTTGCGGTCCCAAGGAAGACTATTTGACCGTCATTGACGTTCCCGGTATCTTTCGTAACTCAACTGAGGGCGTCACTACCAAACAGGACATCTTGTTGGTTCGGAATATGGTCACCAACTACATTCGAGATAACCGGACCATCATCCTGGCAGTCTTGCCTTGCAACATCGATATCGCTAATCAGGAGATTCTGACTCTCGCGGAGGAGTACGACAAGAAGGGCGAACGGACCCTCGGTATTCTCACAAAGCCAGATTTGGTACCCGAGGCCAGCGGCAAAGATACGATTTGCAGCATCGTCGAGAACAAAAGGAAGCAGCTGACTTTGGGCTATTATGTCGTGAGGAGTCGTGGCGCAGATCAAGACGACTCTGGCTATGAGTCCCGCGAACAAATGTTCAACGAAGACCCCTGGCGTCGCCTTGACAGGGGGAGAGTTGGTGTTCGCGCACTCAAGACAAAACTGGGTGAACTGCTGGGCGAGATGGCGAAGCGTGAATTTCCCAAGTTGAGGAAGGATATCGGCGAGATGCTCAGTCGCGcggaaaaggagagagatGGGCTCGGTCCCGCTCGTGGCACTGATACCGAACAGCGGATATTCTTGAGCCACATCGCAGACAAGTTCCAGGAGTTGACAAAGGCGAGCCTGGAGGCTCGCTATCATCATGACCCGGCATTTGAGGCGTCCTTCCATCTCAAACTCGCCACCCTCATGGCGTTCCTTGCCGAAGATTTCAGTCGCGAGTTTGAAGAAAAGGCTGCATTCCGATACTTTGAGAACGAAGACTCTGACACCGACGACTATGACGAtggcgacgacgaagacgttGATGAGGATTTTCTGCCCATGAATCCCAACCAGACATCGCCTGCCGCGAATGCAAAGAGGATTCTGAGGGCCGCAACTCGTGATCTTGACCCGGAGGAGTTTCCCGAgctcgacgacatcatcagTGACAGGTACGAAGTTGAGGATCCAGAAGATGGTATCATGGACTGGATAACAAATCTTTATGTGCGATCACGCGGCATGGAGCTTGGTCATTACACCAACGCAGTGCAGGCAAGTGCATGGAGAGAGCAATCCAGTAAATGGCCCATCATAAGTCGCGCTTTTACCAGCCGCGCGATCATGATCGTCCAGCGCTTCATCACAGACACGCTCAGCATCGTGTGCCCCGATAGCACGCTTCGGGATACCTTGTGGTCATGCATCCAAGAGGAGGTGCTCGAGCGATACAAGAAAGCGACTGGTTTTCTCGAGTACCTCCTCTCTGTTGAGCGTGAGCTCAATCCTTACACGCTCAACAAGCACTTCAACAGGACCCGTCAAGAGGCCCACGCGGACAGAGCAGCTTCCCACATTCTCGCGACACTGCAGGAGGCAGAACAAGCGGGCGGAGACAATGCCACCGTCACCATCGGCCAAGTTCGCAGCTTGACTAGAGACAAATCCAACATACAAGATGTGGCCGAGCAGCTCCACGACGGCCTAAGCTCGTACTACGACGTTGCTCGGAAACGGTTTGTCGACAACGTCTGGACTCAGGTTGTTCAGTCCCACCTGCTTTTTGGCTCCAACACTCCGCTCAGGGTCTTCACCCAGGACTGGGTGATTGGGCTTGGTGCCGAGCAACTTGATGCGATTGCTGGGGAGTCGTCGAGTGTCAAGGAGCAGCGGGCTAACTTGGCTCGCAAGATCAAGGACTTGAAGGAAGCGAAGAAGATTTTGTCGTTCTGA
- a CDS encoding uncharacterized protein (EggNog:ENOG503NZJJ; COG:Q) translates to MSTTENPVWLITGASSGFGFALAKEALSRSHTVIATSRSTSSEGMISLSSWGAITLPFDVTASEEVLSGVIAEAASLVPGGRITHVVNCAGYILEGAVEETTQEEVRKVFETNVLGSVNIARAVVGKLRETGGVLVQMGSLGSWMGGGGTKWAVSGLTEGLADELKPFGIRVCCVEPGYTRTSFLAEGGGHRVKAKNVMERYDGLGFREGLNAYDGQQPGDVDRCAVAMVDVLTSTGMADGKEIPVRLVLGSDCLKVVRDKCESTLKLVDEWEAVTKFADGQK, encoded by the exons ATGTCAACCACCGAAAACCCCGTCTGGCTCATCACCGGCGCCTCCtccggcttcggcttcgcCCTCGCAAAAGaagccctctcccgctcACACACCGTCATCGCAACCTCCcgctcgacctcctccgaGGGAATGatttctctctcctcttggGGAGCCATCACCCTGCCGTTCGACGTGACAGCCTCGGAGGAGGTTCTCTCGGGTGTCATCGCGGAGGCGGCGAGTTTGGTCCCAGGAGGGAGAATCACTCATGTAGTCAACTGCGCTGGTTACATACTTGAAGGAGCCGTTGAGGAGACCACGCAAGAGGAAGTGAGAAAGGTTTTCGAGACGAACGTGCTGGGGAGTGTGAACATTGCCAGGGCTGTGGTGGGGAAGctgagggagacggggggggtgttggtgcagatggggagtttggggagttggatggggggtggggg CACTAAATGGGCGGTTTCGGGGTTgacggaggggttggcggatGAGCTGAAGCCGTTTGGGATTCGGGTTTGCTGTGTCGAGCCTGGGTATACGAGGACTTCGTTTTtggcggagggaggagggcataGGGTTAAGGCGAAGAATGTGATGGAGAGGtatgatgggttggggtttagggaggggttgaatgCGTATGATGGGCAGCAGCCGGGGGATGTGGACAGATGTGCGGTTGCTATGGTTGATGTGTTGACTAGCACGGGGATGGCTGACGGCAAAGAGATTCCGGTGAGGCTGGTGTTGGGGTCGGATTGCTTGAAGGTTGTGAGAGACAAGTGTGAGAGTACGCTGAAGCTGGTGGACGAGTGGGAGGCTGTTACCAAGTTTGCGGATGGGCAGAAGTGA